The sequence below is a genomic window from Sceloporus undulatus isolate JIND9_A2432 ecotype Alabama chromosome 5, SceUnd_v1.1, whole genome shotgun sequence.
TTCCAGTGATACAAAAGCTGTTGTTACCCTACATGATGACAGATTAGTGAAATGGATTTTGGGTTATTtatctgattttgttttaaaagaacatcCTTATATTGACTCTCATTATCTGTCTTTGAGATATTTTACTTCTGTCTTCACAGGATTTCCAAATAGACAGCACCCTGTTTTCTGGTATTGACCTTCTCATCGCTGTGGGTGCTATCATAATGGTGCTTGGTTTCCTGGGTTGTTGCGGTGCCATGAAGGAAAGCCAGTGCATGCTTCTCCTGGTAGAATTTTACTATTATATCCTTGACATTAACCTTTCCAAGCCAATGTTCAGAGACATAAAATCACTTATTAGCCACGTGGATTCCTAGTGATTCTGCACACTGTGCTGTTTCTAAGAAATCTAAAAGCAAATGGCAGGCATTGTAATATTTGCTGCTGCAAAGTTTTAATAAACGAAGAAAGTGTAAAGTTGGAATTTACTTCAAAGAAACTTGACTTGAGTGAATATATCAGTTTTTTTTTACAGACTGATACTAtagatttctatttctatttcttactGAGTATTTCACATGAGTTCCATTTGTCCAACACATTGTTCCCTCCTTTGAGTCACTATCATTAGACAGATGTTCATCACAGCTGAAAAATACTACTGAATTCTTTGTTTCAGTAGAATTTCCATATGCCATACTATACACTATTTCCAGATTGACCTTCTCAATAGCATTAGTATGTCAGTCAATTTCCTATAATTGCATGTAACAGGCAATGAAGCCTCCAagctccatccaagtactaagcagggctgaccttgcttagcttcaaagagcaggcaggatctggtgcctttcaggtATTAGGCAGGCTTGTATAATTGTATTCCTCTCCTACAAATGTCAAGTAACAGTCATACTCTACCTACCTGATCAGGTgattaatttctctctctttcagttcttCATCGGACTACTAGCAATCCTGCTTCTTCAAATTGTAGCAGGGATTTTGGGAGCAGTCTATAAATCTCAGgtactgcatttttctttttcctctttgaaTGTGTCTAGCAAAAATTAacaaaggggcagtacagatgggaaGCTCCGTGCCACCCCTGTAAGCCGCATGTCTGTGCTTCAGCATcccctagagcggcttctttttagcaACGTCAGAAGCAGGAAGAGGCACCGCCATGAGGCCACTTCCAGCCAGTGATGTCTGGTTGCTgtacagtggtggtggtggcatcatggcggcccccatatggatgggaggctgccatgatgacagtGCCCATATGTATTATGGTTCAGGAGTGTGCAGGTGCTGTGccctcccaaaccctaatattgcTGCCGCCACGCCACACAGTACCCGTGTGTACTGGGCCAAAAAAACCCTggtaattctgggatttacagagTAAGCTTTCCAGGCTCTAACAGAAGTACTTCTTTCCAGATTGAACAAGCACTGGACTCCACAATGAAAGTAAACCTTGATGCTCTGAAAGGTTCCTCACAAAGTGATAAAGACTTCCAGACTGCTTTTCACAATTTTGAGATACAGGTAAATCAGCCTACTTTATGGATAAGAAGTGCACTGGCTCTACCTTTTAAGAAAGGAAATTTTGGCTggtatgtgtatttttctgtgcCAATCTGTCCTCCCTCTAAACTTTGCCTTCTGAATAGTAATTTGCAGTAATCTGCACAGTGTCTACTATAGCTCTACATGTAATATCTGGATATTTAGCTAACCAACTTTTCAGCCATTCtctttgggaattgtagtttattgtgatacCAGAGGTCTCTGTCACAGAatacca
It includes:
- the TSPAN8 gene encoding tetraspanin-8 isoform X2, encoding MAGVSSCMKYSMFIFNFLFWVCGCIILGVSIWLRVSKSAQADFQIDSTLFSGIDLLIAVGAIIMVLGFLGCCGAMKESQCMLLLFFIGLLAILLLQIVAGILGAVYKSQIEQALDSTMKVNLDALKGSSQSDKDFQTAFHNFEIQYKCCGLENGKSDWGGNSIGCACDKADEATDVCKNNLYTKVLGLVFSMSLYCQIQRK